A genomic region of Candidatus Zixiibacteriota bacterium contains the following coding sequences:
- a CDS encoding PKD domain-containing protein, with protein MACWRPTADFFTDTTTGNYPLTVHFYDNSTHTPSFWLWKFGDGQTSTARDPIHRFDSVGYYTVTLIATNGCGPDTVIKTNLIHVTCQPRSADFVCNDSTVNINFEVYFWPKYVDMSSATYYWEFGDGKDTTSSTYYALHSYKCPGIYTVILTITDRCGTSTMTKNAFVTVTAPAGTPDTDNDGIINACDNCPSVANPDQANNDHDALGDLCDPDDDNDGIPDLTDNCPMIANPDQHDSDSDGIGDACDFRCGDINNSGLINIQDISYLINYLYKGGPSPVPVWQAADVNHSGNLNLQDVTYLINHLYKGGPAPVCL; from the coding sequence CTGGCCTGCTGGCGGCCGACCGCAGATTTCTTTACCGACACGACCACCGGCAATTACCCCCTGACAGTGCATTTCTACGATAATTCTACTCATACTCCGTCCTTCTGGCTCTGGAAATTCGGTGATGGGCAGACCTCGACGGCGCGCGATCCAATACATAGGTTCGACAGCGTGGGTTATTATACGGTGACTCTGATAGCAACCAACGGCTGCGGCCCGGATACGGTCATAAAGACCAACCTGATTCATGTCACCTGCCAGCCCCGCTCGGCCGATTTTGTCTGCAACGATTCGACGGTTAATATCAATTTCGAAGTTTATTTCTGGCCCAAGTATGTTGATATGTCCTCCGCTACCTATTATTGGGAGTTTGGCGACGGCAAGGATACTACGTCATCAACCTATTATGCATTGCACTCGTATAAATGCCCCGGTATATATACGGTGATTCTCACCATAACGGATCGCTGCGGGACAAGCACGATGACCAAGAATGCCTTTGTGACCGTTACCGCCCCGGCCGGAACGCCCGACACCGACAACGATGGTATCATTAATGCCTGCGACAACTGCCCGAGTGTGGCTAATCCCGACCAGGCCAATAACGACCACGACGCGCTGGGTGATCTCTGCGACCCGGATGACGATAATGACGGAATCCCCGATCTGACCGATAACTGCCCCATGATTGCCAATCCCGACCAGCATGATTCCGACAGCGATGGTATCGGTGATGCCTGCGACTTTCGTTGTGGTGATATCAATAATAGCGGTTTGATCAACATACAGGATATCTCCTATCTGATAAATTACTTATATAAAGGAGGCCCGTCGCCGGTACCGGTCTGGCAGGCAGCCGATGTGAATCATTCCGGCAATCTCAATCTTCAGGATGTCACTTATCTGATAAATCATCTTTATAAAGGGGGTCCGGCCCCGGTGTGCCTGTAA
- a CDS encoding zf-HC2 domain-containing protein, protein MNIDKCKEPEIGTMLHAYELGALSEEDTERFEVHLLKCRYCFASVKQFETTAGLLRHDGSVKEEVASVGSETTELSLLRRSLKFLWPERPLVFKPALALLVILALIYPAYLGLSEKGSNCIRPVGSITLLPLRTMMTDTYSLSSGKDLVLSFVFDNAEPNTKYRLTIKDAGGNVIYGDDAFADFDNFQTGRIFVPNSVLRAGRYHLTVEVPRGDTLIKGPEYYFEVKP, encoded by the coding sequence GTGAACATTGATAAATGTAAGGAACCCGAAATAGGCACCATGCTTCATGCCTATGAGCTGGGGGCGCTTTCGGAGGAGGATACGGAACGTTTCGAAGTCCATTTGTTGAAATGTCGATACTGTTTCGCTTCAGTCAAGCAGTTCGAGACGACCGCCGGGCTGTTGCGGCATGATGGGTCGGTGAAAGAAGAAGTGGCCTCTGTCGGTTCAGAGACAACCGAGTTGTCGCTGTTGCGCCGAAGCCTGAAATTCCTCTGGCCGGAACGGCCGCTGGTTTTTAAACCGGCCCTGGCCTTACTTGTGATTCTGGCTCTCATCTATCCGGCTTATCTGGGATTATCGGAGAAAGGTTCCAACTGTATCCGGCCGGTCGGTTCGATTACCCTGCTTCCTCTGCGAACCATGATGACTGATACGTACAGCCTTTCCTCGGGGAAGGATCTGGTTCTTTCGTTCGTATTTGACAATGCCGAGCCGAATACAAAGTATCGGCTGACAATAAAAGATGCCGGCGGCAATGTTATTTATGGGGATGATGCTTTTGCGGATTTTGACAATTTCCAGACCGGTCGGATTTTTGTCCCTAATAGTGTTTTGCGGGCGGGAAGGTATCATCTTACGGTGGAAGTGCCAAGGGGGGATACGCTGATAAAGGGGCCGGAATATTATTTTGAGGTTAAACCCTGA
- the fusA gene encoding elongation factor G, protein MDQARIQKIRNIGIVAHIDAGKTTTTERILFYTGRTHKMGEVHNGEAVMDFMKQEQERGITISSAAITTEWNDHQINIIDTPGHIDFTLEVERSLRVLDGIVMVFCAVGGVEPQSETVWHQADRYKVPRIAFINKMDRAGADYFHTIELMNNMLEANAVPFQIPIGSEEKFEGLIDLVNLVAIKYNGRENALIEIPEELKTQTGQLRDNLIARLADFDDSLMTKYLNEGPIAVEEIKHVARHAVLSGLITPVFCGAAFKNKGIQPLLDAVVDYLPSPIDRGIITGTDIDDHELTISRKPSTKSPFAALAFKIITDAYVGQQTFIRVYSGELKAGSYIHNATKGERERIGRILRIRAADREEITELKAGDIGALIGMKYTTTGDTLCEQDHPILLENIHYPDTVLDLRIEPAGKNNREKLAVALSKIALEDPSFKVHFEEETEEVVISGMGELHLDVIVDRLKNDHKVDVVVGAPSVAFRETITREIRLDYKYKKQTGGKGQFAQIDFRLEPNPGGGIEFVDHVKGGNIPREYIPAVEKGFREMADKGLLAGYPMVDMKFVLLDGNYHTVDSSEMAFRLCTAQALREVIHKTAPQLLEPLMKIEINTPDEYMGDIIGDVTRRRGKIGSMRRHRKGSQKINGTVPLMEMFGYASSLRTLSSGRANFSMEFLEYSPLPRSIEEKVIAEKLEKKKAVA, encoded by the coding sequence TTGGATCAGGCGAGAATACAGAAGATTAGAAATATAGGTATTGTGGCCCATATCGACGCCGGGAAAACGACCACCACCGAACGAATCCTCTTCTACACCGGAAGAACCCATAAGATGGGTGAGGTGCATAATGGCGAAGCCGTCATGGATTTCATGAAACAGGAGCAGGAGCGGGGTATCACCATCTCCTCGGCGGCTATTACGACCGAATGGAACGATCATCAAATAAATATCATCGACACCCCCGGTCATATCGATTTCACCCTCGAGGTGGAGCGGTCGCTACGTGTCCTTGATGGCATCGTCATGGTTTTCTGCGCCGTCGGCGGCGTGGAACCGCAGAGCGAAACAGTCTGGCATCAAGCCGACCGCTACAAAGTGCCGCGGATAGCCTTCATCAACAAGATGGACCGTGCCGGAGCCGACTATTTCCATACGATTGAGCTGATGAACAACATGCTCGAGGCCAACGCCGTGCCGTTTCAGATTCCGATCGGCAGTGAAGAGAAATTCGAGGGGCTTATCGATCTGGTAAATTTGGTCGCTATTAAATACAACGGCCGCGAGAATGCTCTCATAGAAATCCCCGAGGAATTGAAAACCCAGACCGGGCAGTTGCGCGACAACCTGATCGCCCGCCTGGCCGATTTTGATGATTCCCTGATGACCAAGTATCTGAACGAAGGGCCGATTGCTGTTGAGGAAATCAAACATGTCGCTCGTCATGCCGTTTTAAGTGGTCTTATTACGCCGGTTTTCTGCGGCGCCGCCTTCAAGAATAAAGGTATCCAGCCGCTTCTGGATGCCGTCGTCGATTATCTTCCCTCCCCGATTGACCGCGGGATAATCACCGGGACTGACATCGATGACCACGAGTTGACTATTTCCCGTAAACCCTCAACCAAGAGCCCCTTTGCGGCCCTCGCTTTCAAGATCATTACCGATGCTTATGTCGGCCAGCAGACATTTATCAGAGTCTATTCGGGTGAGCTTAAGGCCGGAAGTTATATCCATAACGCTACCAAGGGCGAACGGGAACGGATCGGACGGATACTCCGTATTCGCGCCGCCGACCGGGAAGAAATAACCGAACTGAAAGCCGGCGATATCGGCGCCCTGATTGGTATGAAGTACACCACCACGGGAGATACTCTCTGTGAACAGGATCATCCCATCCTGCTCGAAAATATACATTACCCTGATACCGTGCTTGACCTTCGCATCGAACCGGCCGGGAAAAACAACCGCGAAAAGCTGGCCGTCGCCCTGAGTAAAATCGCTCTCGAGGATCCCTCATTCAAAGTGCATTTCGAGGAGGAAACCGAGGAAGTGGTCATATCCGGCATGGGAGAATTGCACCTTGATGTCATTGTCGACCGGCTCAAGAACGACCACAAAGTTGATGTTGTTGTCGGCGCTCCCTCGGTCGCTTTTCGCGAGACGATTACCCGCGAGATACGCCTCGATTACAAATATAAGAAACAGACCGGCGGTAAAGGGCAGTTCGCCCAGATCGATTTCCGCCTTGAGCCGAATCCGGGCGGCGGAATTGAATTTGTCGACCATGTCAAGGGCGGCAATATTCCGCGCGAGTATATTCCGGCCGTGGAGAAAGGTTTCCGCGAAATGGCCGACAAAGGACTTCTGGCCGGTTATCCCATGGTCGATATGAAATTTGTCCTTCTTGACGGTAACTATCATACCGTTGATTCCAGCGAGATGGCTTTCCGCCTCTGCACGGCACAGGCGCTCCGCGAGGTAATTCATAAAACCGCGCCCCAGCTTCTCGAACCGCTGATGAAAATCGAAATCAACACTCCTGATGAATATATGGGGGATATTATCGGAGATGTCACCCGCCGGCGCGGAAAAATCGGCAGCATGCGGCGTCACCGCAAAGGGTCGCAGAAAATCAACGGGACCGTCCCCCTGATGGAGATGTTCGGGTATGCCTCAAGTTTGCGGACTCTCTCCAGCGGCCGTGCCAACTTCTCGATGGAATTCCTGGAATACTCACCGCTTCCCAGGAGTATCGAGGAAAAAGTCATTGCCGAAAAGCTTGAGAAGAAAAAAGCCGTCGCCTGA
- a CDS encoding zinc-dependent alcohol dehydrogenase family protein: protein MRAMILNAPETPLELTEIPAPIPKKGQLLIKIHACGACRTDLHVVDGDLKEPNLPLIPGHQIVGTVLDTGQASGHFAFGDRVGVPWLGGSCGECTYCSTGHENLCDKALYTGYQINGGFAEYCVADERFCFPIPAGYPDMQAAPLLCAGLIGYRALRMTGDAFRLGFYGFGAAAHILVQVARYEKREVYAFTRSDDVSGKEFALRLGAVWAGDSDQLPPVPLDAAIIFAPAGELVPAALRAVGKGGVVVCAGIHMSDIPSFPYSILWGERIVRSVANLTRRDGEEFLALAPKVPVQTEVHPYPLSKANEALDDLRHGKFTGAAVIMID, encoded by the coding sequence ATGCGTGCGATGATTCTAAATGCCCCTGAGACTCCTCTGGAATTGACCGAAATTCCGGCCCCCATTCCAAAGAAAGGACAGCTTCTCATAAAAATTCATGCCTGCGGCGCCTGCCGTACCGACCTGCATGTCGTCGACGGCGATCTGAAAGAACCGAACCTGCCCCTCATCCCCGGGCACCAAATAGTCGGGACTGTCTTAGACACCGGTCAGGCAAGCGGTCACTTCGCTTTCGGCGATCGCGTCGGCGTCCCCTGGCTTGGGGGAAGTTGCGGCGAGTGTACCTACTGCAGCACCGGACACGAGAATCTCTGCGACAAGGCCCTATATACCGGTTATCAGATTAACGGCGGTTTTGCCGAGTACTGTGTCGCCGATGAGCGGTTCTGTTTTCCGATTCCGGCCGGCTATCCCGATATGCAGGCGGCCCCGCTTCTCTGCGCCGGTTTGATCGGATACCGCGCTCTGCGTATGACCGGTGACGCCTTCCGTCTCGGCTTTTATGGTTTCGGCGCCGCCGCCCATATATTGGTTCAGGTGGCCCGTTATGAGAAACGTGAGGTTTATGCTTTCACGCGGAGTGATGATGTCTCGGGGAAAGAATTTGCCCTCAGGCTCGGCGCTGTCTGGGCGGGAGATTCCGACCAGCTACCTCCGGTGCCGCTTGATGCCGCCATTATTTTTGCCCCGGCCGGGGAACTGGTGCCGGCGGCGCTGCGGGCGGTCGGCAAAGGCGGCGTGGTTGTCTGCGCCGGAATCCACATGAGCGATATCCCCTCATTTCCCTATTCCATTCTCTGGGGGGAACGTATCGTCCGCTCGGTGGCCAACCTGACACGCCGCGATGGTGAGGAATTCCTCGCTCTGGCGCCCAAAGTACCGGTGCAGACAGAGGTGCATCCTTATCCGCTGTCGAAAGCAAACGAAGCGCTTGATGACTTACGCCATGGGAAATTCACCGGCGCCGCCGTGATTATGATCGATTAG
- a CDS encoding N-acetylmuramoyl-L-alanine amidase, producing the protein MKSINSLIYVIGIILISPFSFATWIDMCIDPGHGGDNAPGCVTVIPSYYEKHINLSVGLALRDYIDNIGYYSAVFTRTTDTNPSWTRRAIIADSNEAYTFISIHHNCVADTTKQYIHSLYSSTATTPQDPGIPEYDTTYSGRNRQNDSQLALKILLRVSTNWPNRYVKNPADSHGVYTILERTYMESTISEASFISQPSEAYMFYNNTDHHIEQEADAIFDGYFSYRYKNGIAMVDYLSVDPNMNGLELEVDSWLRTVSYQGCWLENEMHTLTAIPFSKDSYNYTFHHWEHRNWTTGTIIDQSMQNPYGLLVDYAVDSTHWYRAIFTGGPFDFNFIQPSAGMTEINKNDTITVMWDAPPGVLNSCSLYVELSTNNKRTWSQIAGPLPYNNGMGSAASLPKSGALMPNAGKYLWHTPNINSDSCFLRIRGSDLADNSG; encoded by the coding sequence ATGAAATCCATTAATAGTTTGATATATGTTATAGGGATTATTCTTATTTCTCCATTTAGCTTCGCTACATGGATTGATATGTGTATCGATCCGGGACATGGCGGGGACAACGCACCTGGTTGTGTGACCGTCATCCCTTCATACTATGAAAAACATATCAACCTATCAGTCGGGTTAGCCCTTCGTGATTATATTGATAATATTGGTTACTATTCCGCTGTATTCACAAGAACTACTGATACGAATCCCTCGTGGACACGCCGTGCCATAATTGCCGATAGTAATGAAGCTTACACCTTCATATCTATTCATCACAATTGCGTTGCAGATACCACGAAGCAGTATATTCATTCCCTTTACTCGAGTACGGCAACAACGCCTCAAGATCCCGGCATTCCGGAATATGATACGACTTATAGCGGGCGCAACAGGCAGAATGACTCACAACTCGCCTTGAAAATTCTGCTTCGGGTATCGACTAACTGGCCTAACAGATATGTCAAGAATCCGGCTGATTCTCACGGCGTTTATACAATTCTTGAAAGAACCTACATGGAGTCCACAATTAGTGAGGCCTCCTTCATCAGCCAGCCGTCCGAGGCATACATGTTTTATAATAATACCGACCATCATATAGAGCAGGAAGCGGACGCCATTTTTGATGGCTACTTTAGCTACAGGTATAAGAACGGCATTGCCATGGTGGATTATCTTTCTGTGGATCCAAATATGAATGGCTTGGAATTGGAGGTTGATAGCTGGCTTCGTACAGTGTCGTATCAAGGCTGCTGGCTGGAGAATGAAATGCATACCCTTACTGCAATTCCCTTCAGCAAAGATAGTTACAATTATACATTTCACCATTGGGAACATCGCAACTGGACTACAGGCACCATAATTGACCAATCCATGCAAAATCCGTACGGGTTGTTGGTTGATTATGCAGTTGACAGCACCCACTGGTATCGGGCGATTTTCACCGGCGGGCCATTTGATTTCAATTTCATACAGCCCTCAGCCGGCATGACCGAAATTAATAAGAACGACACTATTACTGTTATGTGGGACGCACCGCCGGGGGTACTTAACTCCTGCTCTCTTTATGTGGAGCTTTCCACAAATAACAAGCGCACCTGGTCCCAAATTGCCGGCCCGCTTCCCTATAACAACGGCATGGGTTCCGCTGCCTCACTCCCCAAAAGCGGTGCATTGATGCCTAACGCCGGCAAATATCTCTGGCATACGCCCAACATCAATTCCGATAGCTGTTTTCTGCGTATCCGAGGCTCTGATCTCGCCGATAATAGCGGCTAG
- a CDS encoding RNA polymerase sigma factor, whose amino-acid sequence MKELLARARQGNKKAEEEIFRFLYERFALIAKYRLGREEARDISQDACMTILEKFRAEKIPENFEAWAHGVLRMKIGNFLQKREVRHKVMVDEMFIGGAAEQPDIPPNPEFKRKLLDCLRKIIQVFPRYARAMKLVHQWYKTKEICDRMGINAGNLYVILNRGRSMLGRCLIKGGIE is encoded by the coding sequence GTGAAAGAGTTATTGGCCCGAGCCCGACAGGGAAATAAAAAGGCCGAAGAGGAAATTTTTCGGTTTTTGTATGAAAGATTTGCCCTCATTGCCAAATATAGATTAGGGAGGGAAGAGGCTCGGGACATCTCTCAAGACGCCTGCATGACGATCTTGGAGAAGTTCCGAGCCGAAAAGATACCGGAAAATTTCGAAGCGTGGGCTCATGGAGTGCTTCGTATGAAAATCGGCAATTTCTTGCAGAAAAGAGAAGTCAGACATAAAGTTATGGTGGATGAGATGTTTATCGGTGGGGCCGCCGAGCAGCCGGATATTCCGCCGAATCCGGAGTTTAAACGGAAATTGTTGGATTGTCTGCGCAAAATAATCCAAGTTTTTCCGCGTTATGCCCGGGCCATGAAGCTCGTGCACCAGTGGTATAAAACCAAAGAGATTTGCGACCGCATGGGGATCAATGCCGGCAATCTGTATGTCATTCTTAATCGCGGTCGCAGTATGCTTGGCCGCTGTCTCATTAAAGGAGGGATTGAGTGA